A section of the Syntrophales bacterium genome encodes:
- the ispG gene encoding flavodoxin-dependent (E)-4-hydroxy-3-methylbut-2-enyl-diphosphate synthase, with amino-acid sequence MVGIIKRKKTRALQVGTVQVGGDAPVVVQSMTNTDTRDVKSTVRQIKRLEKAGCEIVRVAVPDEKAAKAIGAIKSKIAVPLVADIHFDHRLALIALEQGADGVRINPGNMKKGGIREVVNLAKDTGAVIRIGVNAGSLEKDILKKYGQPGAEALVESAIRHVRLMEDMGFHAMKLSVKSSDVLTMIEAYRRLSAEVDYPLHLGVTEAGTLVNAAVKSAIGIGTLLMEGIGDTIRVSVTGDPVREISLAYAILRALNIRRIGVDVIACPTCGRCQINLEKLVREVERRIANVKEPIKVALMGCVVNGPGEAAHADIGIAGGKGYGMLFKKGEIIRSVREEDFVCVLMTEIGELLTIKKED; translated from the coding sequence ATGGTAGGTATCATAAAAAGGAAGAAAACCCGTGCCTTGCAAGTTGGTACGGTGCAGGTGGGTGGTGATGCACCTGTTGTGGTGCAGTCCATGACCAATACAGATACAAGGGATGTAAAAAGTACCGTCCGGCAGATTAAGAGATTGGAGAAGGCTGGCTGTGAAATCGTAAGGGTGGCAGTTCCTGATGAAAAAGCCGCAAAAGCTATTGGTGCTATCAAGAGCAAGATAGCTGTACCCCTTGTTGCAGATATCCATTTTGACCACCGTTTGGCCCTGATTGCTTTAGAGCAGGGGGCTGATGGGGTGCGCATAAATCCCGGTAATATGAAAAAGGGAGGGATACGGGAGGTGGTAAACCTAGCCAAAGATACAGGCGCTGTTATTCGAATAGGTGTTAACGCCGGCTCTTTGGAGAAGGATATTCTAAAAAAGTATGGTCAACCTGGTGCGGAAGCCCTTGTGGAGAGTGCGATCAGGCATGTGCGCTTGATGGAGGATATGGGTTTCCACGCAATGAAACTCTCCGTAAAATCTTCCGATGTTCTTACGATGATTGAAGCTTACCGAAGGCTGAGCGCAGAGGTGGATTACCCTTTACATCTAGGCGTTACTGAAGCAGGAACTCTGGTGAATGCTGCGGTGAAGTCAGCTATCGGTATAGGTACGCTCCTCATGGAAGGTATAGGTGACACGATCCGTGTTTCTGTTACAGGAGACCCCGTCCGAGAAATTTCACTTGCATACGCTATTCTTCGTGCCTTAAATATACGTAGAATTGGTGTGGATGTTATTGCGTGTCCCACATGTGGTCGTTGTCAGATCAATCTGGAAAAACTAGTTAGGGAAGTGGAGAGGAGAATTGCTAACGTGAAGGAGCCGATAAAAGTGGCCCTGATGGGTTGTGTGGTTAACGGTCCGGGTGAAGCGGCCCATGCTGATATTGGTATTGCAGGGGGGAAGGGTTACGGGATGCTCTTTAAGAAAGGTGAAATCATACGCAGTGTAAGAGAGGAAGATTTTGTGTGTGTTCTCATGACAGAAATTGGAGAGTTACTTACAATAAAGAAGGAGGATTAA
- a CDS encoding proline--tRNA ligase, whose product MRYSQFFLPTLREIPSDAEVISHQLMVRAGMIRKLASGIYNYLPLGYRVVKKVERIIREEMDKAGAQELLMPMVQPADLWRESGRWFLYGKELLRIRDRRDNEYCLGPTHEEVITDIVRNEVKSYRQLPLNLYQIQVKFRDEIRPRFGVMRCREFYMKDAYSFDVDEAGADVSYQKMFDAYTRIFTRCGLKFRAVEADTGSIGGSFSHEFMVLAETGEDSMVYCERCGYGANLEKAEIAKPEEKFINEEEFLPLEEVYTPNVRTIEEVSGFLKVKPDDIVKTLIYSADGKPVAILIRGDMEVNEVKVRNFLNCDVLEMADEEMIQEVAGSPRGFVGPINIRCPVYADYSLMNRINMVIGANREDYHMRNANFGRDFRKPLFGDFRVVKPGDLCPRCGMELKFAKGIEVGHIFKLGIKYSKAMRAVFLDKDGQERYMVMGCYGIGVGRTVAACIEQNHDDKGIIWPMGIAPFHVIIISTNVNEPPLREMAEHLYNELTGRGIEVLLDDRDERAGVKFMDADLIGIPLRVTIGPKRLNEGLVELKFRRTGEVKVFSPEELVNEVEKIVKEALSD is encoded by the coding sequence ATGCGTTACTCCCAGTTTTTTTTGCCTACTTTGAGGGAGATTCCCTCGGATGCAGAGGTTATCAGTCATCAGCTGATGGTAAGGGCGGGTATGATTCGGAAGCTGGCAAGTGGTATTTACAATTACCTTCCTCTCGGTTATCGGGTAGTTAAAAAGGTGGAGCGGATTATAAGAGAGGAGATGGACAAGGCCGGTGCTCAGGAATTGTTGATGCCGATGGTTCAACCAGCGGATTTATGGCGGGAGTCCGGTCGGTGGTTTCTCTATGGTAAGGAACTCCTTAGAATCAGGGATCGCCGCGATAATGAGTACTGTCTAGGGCCTACTCACGAAGAGGTTATAACGGATATTGTCCGTAATGAGGTAAAATCTTACAGGCAGTTGCCACTGAATCTCTACCAGATTCAGGTGAAGTTTCGGGATGAGATTAGACCCAGATTCGGCGTTATGCGGTGCAGGGAGTTCTACATGAAAGATGCGTATAGTTTTGATGTGGACGAAGCAGGAGCCGATGTGAGTTATCAGAAGATGTTCGATGCTTATACCAGGATATTTACCCGGTGTGGGTTAAAATTCAGGGCTGTTGAGGCTGATACCGGCAGTATCGGTGGTAGCTTTTCTCATGAATTTATGGTCTTAGCTGAGACCGGTGAAGACTCAATGGTGTACTGTGAACGTTGCGGTTATGGGGCAAACCTCGAGAAGGCGGAAATCGCTAAACCAGAAGAGAAGTTTATAAATGAAGAGGAATTTTTGCCGCTTGAAGAGGTGTACACCCCCAATGTCCGCACTATTGAGGAAGTCAGTGGATTTCTTAAGGTTAAACCTGATGATATTGTAAAAACATTGATATACAGTGCCGATGGCAAACCGGTCGCGATACTCATCCGGGGAGATATGGAAGTTAACGAAGTAAAGGTCAGGAATTTCCTCAATTGTGATGTTCTGGAAATGGCTGATGAGGAGATGATTCAGGAAGTTGCAGGATCACCGAGAGGTTTTGTGGGTCCCATAAATATCCGATGCCCAGTTTATGCTGATTATTCGCTGATGAACAGAATAAACATGGTTATCGGAGCGAATAGAGAGGATTATCATATGCGAAATGCTAATTTCGGTAGGGACTTTCGGAAACCTCTCTTTGGAGATTTTCGAGTGGTGAAACCTGGTGATCTTTGTCCCCGTTGCGGAATGGAGCTAAAGTTTGCAAAAGGTATTGAGGTTGGGCATATATTCAAATTGGGAATCAAGTACAGCAAGGCAATGAGGGCAGTTTTCCTCGATAAGGATGGACAGGAACGCTACATGGTTATGGGATGCTATGGTATTGGTGTAGGAAGAACGGTGGCAGCGTGTATAGAACAGAATCACGATGATAAGGGTATCATATGGCCTATGGGTATAGCGCCTTTCCATGTTATAATAATATCTACTAATGTGAATGAACCACCGCTTCGGGAGATGGCGGAACATCTCTACAATGAACTGACTGGCCGAGGTATCGAAGTGCTTCTCGATGACAGGGATGAACGAGCGGGAGTGAAGTTCATGGATGCAGATCTCATAGGCATTCCTCTGCGGGTGACAATAGGTCCCAAACGCTTAAATGAAGGATTGGTGGAACTAAAATTCCGCAGGACAGGAGAGGTAAAGGTTTTTTCCCCCGAAGAACTTGTTAATGAGGTGGAAAAGATCGTAAAAGAGGCATTGAGTGATTAA
- a CDS encoding pyridoxal phosphate-dependent aminotransferase, whose translation MNLSKRIQSIKPSPTLAITMKANALRAKGRDVVGFGAGEPDFDTPAHIKEAAKKAIDEGFTRYTPVGGIDELKDAIIERLQIDYGLTYERSEICVSCGAKHTLYNLAQVLFDEGDEVIIPAPYWVSYIDIVNLAGAVPVILETSEETGFKVTTEALREAITEKTKAFILNSPSNPTGAAYEPEEVEALSEVFLENDILIISDDIYEKIVYDGFKFKSIASVDEELKKRTVIVNGVSKAYAMTGWRIGYAAGPKDIIDAVTKLQSQNTSNPNSIAQKASLAALKGDQTSVTEMVSQFEKRRNYIVDALNAISGFSCTVPRGAFYVFPDISRLFGKSCGDIRINTSSDFAAYLLDTVDVAVVPGIDFGSDRHIRLSYATSLEQIREGIRRIHEAVLRLQ comes from the coding sequence GTGAATCTTTCGAAACGTATTCAGTCAATTAAACCATCACCTACACTAGCGATAACCATGAAGGCTAATGCTTTGAGGGCTAAGGGGAGGGATGTTGTCGGTTTCGGTGCTGGAGAACCTGATTTTGACACACCTGCCCATATCAAAGAGGCGGCCAAAAAGGCCATTGATGAGGGATTCACCAGATATACACCTGTTGGGGGGATTGACGAGCTCAAAGACGCCATAATTGAGCGTTTACAAATAGATTACGGTCTTACGTATGAGCGTTCGGAAATATGTGTGTCATGCGGAGCAAAACATACACTTTACAATCTCGCCCAGGTACTCTTTGATGAGGGCGATGAAGTAATTATCCCTGCTCCTTATTGGGTTTCGTATATCGATATAGTGAACCTTGCGGGAGCTGTCCCTGTGATTTTAGAGACCTCTGAGGAGACAGGATTCAAAGTAACCACTGAAGCGTTGCGGGAGGCTATTACTGAAAAAACGAAGGCGTTCATTTTGAACAGCCCTTCCAACCCGACGGGTGCGGCGTATGAGCCGGAAGAAGTTGAAGCGCTCTCTGAGGTTTTCCTAGAAAACGATATCTTGATCATTTCCGATGATATCTACGAGAAGATTGTGTATGATGGTTTTAAGTTTAAAAGTATAGCTTCCGTTGATGAAGAACTTAAGAAACGCACAGTTATCGTGAATGGTGTATCCAAGGCTTATGCTATGACCGGCTGGAGGATAGGTTACGCTGCTGGACCGAAGGATATTATAGATGCGGTGACGAAACTTCAAAGCCAGAACACCTCTAACCCAAATTCCATTGCTCAGAAAGCTTCGCTTGCTGCCCTGAAAGGGGATCAGACGTCTGTAACGGAGATGGTAAGTCAATTTGAGAAAAGGAGAAATTATATTGTGGATGCACTTAACGCTATCTCCGGTTTTAGCTGTACAGTGCCCCGAGGAGCGTTTTATGTATTTCCCGATATATCCCGTTTGTTCGGCAAGAGTTGCGGGGATATACGAATCAATACCTCTTCGGACTTTGCTGCCTATTTGCTCGATACGGTGGATGTTGCAGTCGTTCCAGGGATTGATTTTGGGAGTGACCGTCATATTCGCCTCTCCTATGCAACGTCTTTAGAGCAGATCAGGGAAGGGATCAGGCGCATACACGAAGCGGTCCTCAGGCTTCAATAG